The window TTAGAATGTCCTCTGGCACGACACAGGTCCGCGCCAGGGCCCGAGATCAAAGGAAAGAGGCAGATTACTATGAAGATTGGATTTATCGGGCTCGGTGCCATGGGTCATCCCATGGCGAAACATCTTCGCAATGCAGGGCACCATCTCGTCGTTTATAATCGCACGGCGGCGAAAGCGGCCGATCTGGTGGCAATGGGGGCGGTTCTGGTGGCAACGCCTGCCGCTGTCGCACGGGAGATAGATGTCGTCTTCTCTATGATGTTCGACGATGCGACCACTCAGGAAATAACGTTCGGCGAAGACGGTATTGCCACTGGATTGTCCTCGAAAGCTATGCATGTTTGCTGTAGTACGGTCTCGCTTGCTCAGGCACGCCGTCTGCGCGATGGCCATAGGGAGCGCGGACAAACTTATGTCAGTGCCAATGTTCTCGGTAGGCCGCCTGCGGCGGAAGCAGGAGAGCTATATGTCATGGCGGCTGGAGCCGGCGATGCGCTGGACAGATTGGAGCCTGTACTCAAATGTTTCGGCCCGCATATCTTCATGTTGGGTGATGATCCCATCCAAGCCAATCTCGCCAAGCTATCGCTGAACTTCATGATCTACGCGACCATAGAGCAAATGGCGGAAGTGTTCGCGCTCAACGAGAAGGCGGGTACTGATCCGCGCAGAATCTTCGAGGTCATGACGGGCAGTTTCTACAATGCCCCCGTTCACAGGAACTACGGCAAGCTTATGGTCGAGCACGACTATGATTATCCCGGTGCACCGGTGACGCTCGGCCTGAAAGACGTCAAGATGTTCATGGATGCCGGCGGTGATTATGGCGTTCCGTTGCCCTATGCTTCGGTCGTTCGCGATCGCCTGCTAAGTGCCATCAGCGCAGGCGATGCCGACCGTGATTTCGTGGTTCTGATGGAACGCGCCCGGCATGAGAGCGGTCTGAAATAGGTTATCCTTTGGCTTCAGGGAAAGAATCCGAAAACATGGCAGATGAATTGAAACACCGTATTCTGGTGATCATGGGGAGTGTGCGGGCGGGGCGTCATTGTCCCGTCATCGCGCAATGGGTGGCTGCAATCGGACAGGCAACGACGGATCTGCGCATCGATGTCGTGGACCTTATGGACTGGCCTCTGCCCATGGACGACGAACCTGGTCTTCCGGCCCACGGCGTTTATGAACATCGGCATTCGCGCGCATGGAGCGAAACGGTGGCGCAGGCCGATGGTTTCGTTTTCGTGTCGCCGCAATACAACTGGGGCTATCCGGCCGCGCTGAAGAACGCCATCGACCATTGCTATCTAGAGTGGAAGGGAAAACCGCTGCTGATTGTCACCTACGGCGGTCACGGCGGCGATAAGTGCGCGGCACAGCTTCGTCAGGTCGCGGATGGATTGAAGATGCGCCCCGTCTCCCCCATGCCTGCTCTCACGCTGTCGCATGACATTATCCAGTCGGACGCTCCTGTCGACGACATGACCCTTCAACCTGGCCGGGCTTCGGTTGAGGAAGGGTGGCGCGCCTTGGTGGAAACTCTGACAGACGGACAATGAAAGATGGCATGTGTCGATAATGAAAGCTGCTGTCAGAGGGTCGTTCGATGTGTCGTCCGTGTATCGATCCTGGCCGGAGGCCTTTGCTGGCGACGGTGTGGAAGTGGTAGAGGGGCTTGCTGTCGGAAATCAGCCATGCGACCAAAGGCCTCGCGGTCGGCGGGCTGGCATTTCTCCGGTCCATGGGGATTGTCATGCCTTTTCATCCCGGGACGTCTGAAAACTGACGGCGCATTGGTTCGATGCTGCTCCCGCCGCCCCATCGGTCGCTAAAACCATGCTTGTTGATTTTCACTGAGAATTGGACTCCTCCGCAAAGTGTGTGGTGCGAGGACTTGTACTGCGGAAAAGAAGCCGAGAAATCCTGAAGGGTTTGTAACGTTCGAGGATTTTTCTGTTGTGTCATGCTTCTGATGCCTTGATCTTCCTCCCTCTATTATTGTGAGGCGGGTAATCCCGAGCGGCAACACGGTGCAGTTTGAAGCGAGTTTGCGTGATCGCAGCGCTATCTCCCCAACTGTCATGCCCGG is drawn from Komagataeibacter xylinus and contains these coding sequences:
- a CDS encoding NAD(P)-dependent oxidoreductase, coding for MWPTAGRTPRYSFLECPLARHRSAPGPEIKGKRQITMKIGFIGLGAMGHPMAKHLRNAGHHLVVYNRTAAKAADLVAMGAVLVATPAAVAREIDVVFSMMFDDATTQEITFGEDGIATGLSSKAMHVCCSTVSLAQARRLRDGHRERGQTYVSANVLGRPPAAEAGELYVMAAGAGDALDRLEPVLKCFGPHIFMLGDDPIQANLAKLSLNFMIYATIEQMAEVFALNEKAGTDPRRIFEVMTGSFYNAPVHRNYGKLMVEHDYDYPGAPVTLGLKDVKMFMDAGGDYGVPLPYASVVRDRLLSAISAGDADRDFVVLMERARHESGLK
- a CDS encoding NADPH-dependent FMN reductase; protein product: MADELKHRILVIMGSVRAGRHCPVIAQWVAAIGQATTDLRIDVVDLMDWPLPMDDEPGLPAHGVYEHRHSRAWSETVAQADGFVFVSPQYNWGYPAALKNAIDHCYLEWKGKPLLIVTYGGHGGDKCAAQLRQVADGLKMRPVSPMPALTLSHDIIQSDAPVDDMTLQPGRASVEEGWRALVETLTDGQ